From a single Eubalaena glacialis isolate mEubGla1 chromosome 15, mEubGla1.1.hap2.+ XY, whole genome shotgun sequence genomic region:
- the LOC133075106 gene encoding small ribosomal subunit protein uS13-like: MDKRATGAAATSLVILEKFQHILQVLNNNIDEQHKIALAITAIKGVGQRFAHVMLRKADIDLTKRAGELTEEEVECVITTMQNPHQYLIPDWFFNRQKDVKDGKHSQVLANGLDNKLHENLEQMKKIWTHRGLCHFWGLCVQGQHTKTTGHHGCTMHVSKKK; the protein is encoded by the coding sequence atggacaaaagggcTACTGGGGCTGCTGCCACGTCTCTAGTAATCCTTGAGAAGTTCCAGCACATTTTGCAAGTACTCAACAACAATATTGATGAGCAGCATAAAATTGCTTTAGCCATTACAGCAATTAAGGGTGTGGGGCAAAGATTTGCTCATGTGATGTTGAGGAAAGCAGACATCGACCTTACCAAGAGGGCAGGAGAGCTCACTGAGGAAGAGGTAGAATGTGTGATCACCACTATGCAGAATCCACACCAGTACCTGATCCCAGACTGGTTCTTCAACAGACAGAAGGATGTGAAGGATGGAAAACACAGCCAAGTCTTGGCCAATGGTCTGGACAACAAACTTCATGAAAACCTGGAGCAAATGAAGAAGATTTGGACCCACAGAGGGCTGTGCCACTTCTGGGGACTTTGTGTCCAAGGCCAACACACCAAGACCACAGGCCACCATGGTTGCACCATGCATGTgtccaagaagaaataa